ACCGCCAGGGCACCCACGACATCCTGCTCGCACCCGCGATCTTCGGGCTGCTCACGGTGCTGGCCGCGCAGAACCCCTGGGCGTCGATGGCGGTGATCGCGCTCGGCATCGGGCTGGCGCTGCAGGCGCTGCACGTGGTCATCCCCGGCAAGGTCGAGCAGACGGTCATCGGCAACCTCGTCATCTCCGCGGCGGGCGCCTACTGGGTCACCCACACCGCCGACCACGCGCTGCCGTGGCTGCCGTACGCGGTGGCCGGCGGCGTGGTCGTCCACATCCTCGGCGACTGGCTCACCGTGGGCGGCGTGCCCGTGCCCCTGACCTGGGTGGGCGGGCACTCCGCGCGCCTGAGCGCCAGCCTGTTCAAGACCGGCGCCAAGCCGGAGCACGTGCTGGCCACGATGTTCGGCATCGCCGCGATCGTGCTGGTCATCGTGTTCTCGCCGCTGCAGGGCTACGTCGCGCCCGTGATCCAGCCCGTGCTCACCAGCGCGCAGACCTCCCCGTAGGACGACGACGACGAGGGCCCCGCCCCGGTCGCACCGACCGGAGCGGGGCCCTCGTTCGTGGGCGGGCGGGCGGTCAGTAGCGCTCGGGGCGCACGCGCACCTTGCGGCCGCGGATGAGCCCGCTCTGCAGCCCGGTCACCACGTCGTCGACGGCCCCGGAGGGCACCTCGACGAGGCTGTAGCGCTCGTGCACCTCGATGGCGCCGACCTCGCCGCCGTCCAGCCGGGTCTCGCCGGTGACGGCGCCGACCAGGTCCTGCGGGCGCACCCCGGCCTGGCGGCCCAGGCCCACCCACACGCGGGAGACCTCCCCGCCGATGCGCGGCTTGCGCGGACCGCCCGCGCCGCCCGCCGGCCGGCCGGAGGGCGCGCGCCGCCCCTCGCCGCGGGCTCCGCCCACCGG
The sequence above is drawn from the Quadrisphaera sp. RL12-1S genome and encodes:
- a CDS encoding metal-dependent hydrolase, yielding MLGHSHAMSGLAAGAAMLPFAGQVGVSGPVEQVAWVAAWGGFAMLPDLDQGGIHWRGVMPSSTGSTVARMWGPITTTLAKVVGKIAGGHRQGTHDILLAPAIFGLLTVLAAQNPWASMAVIALGIGLALQALHVVIPGKVEQTVIGNLVISAAGAYWVTHTADHALPWLPYAVAGGVVVHILGDWLTVGGVPVPLTWVGGHSARLSASLFKTGAKPEHVLATMFGIAAIVLVIVFSPLQGYVAPVIQPVLTSAQTSP